The following proteins are encoded in a genomic region of Nerophis lumbriciformis linkage group LG23, RoL_Nlum_v2.1, whole genome shotgun sequence:
- the vwa1 gene encoding von Willebrand factor A domain-containing protein 1 isoform X1, translating into MEKLLLLTSWLFMLTSLNGQPEGVLNCCEGDVLFLLDSSGSVSSYEHSRMLDFLSQLVLPFSLGEDQVRIGLLQVGTQPRLEFGFDAYSAQGSLQGALRGVKPLRGDTNTVEALRIAKDRVLRQGPGGGARPGLPRVLVWLTDGVKPGDVIGPMAELRQEGVTVLVVSTGHGNYQVLREVVSPPAEDHLYFVDIEDMSIILEDLRDIIVEIIRAERIQVRDVSSNAATLQWRPVLSGLPGHYEIRFGPHPTGGTGGLGGGPGTSPSTGGGRYQRLVQSSDSDTVRLTDLKADTTYTATMTPESNRQSFNTLSVTFTTHAGRLLHSFRLKDYLPLPTTFGLPPEVQSPAVVRVSEPGPTSVRVSWGPLQPEVVTSYSVEYSALPAGKLQTMTVDKRQNSTLLKNLQPDSTYLVTVGARLASGQERAMSVKVCTKEATPALSDLQLTAADGGAVRADWKGGADGLKGYWLTWEGRQAGTARRSSTYLPPSSLSTRLDDLPPSARVCVSPVYGRARGEGLCCTAPFASEGPAYGSRS; encoded by the exons TTCTCAACTGCTGCGAGGGCGACGTCCTTTTCCTCCTGGATTCTTCCGGCAGCGTGTCGTCCTACGAGCACTCCCGCATGCTGGACTTCCTGTCCCAGCTGGTGCTGCCCTTTTCCCTGGGCGAGGACCAGGTGAGGATCGGGCTTCTCCAGGTGGGCACCCAGCCGCGCCTGGAGTTCGGCTTTGACGCCTATAGCGCCCAAGGCAGCCTCCAGGGGGCGCTGAGGGGCGTCAAACCCCTCAGGGGGGACACCAACACTGTGGAGGCGCTGAGGATCGCCAAAGATCGGGTGCTGAGGCAGGGACCCGGGGGCGGAGCGCGGCCTGGGCTCCCCAGGGTGCTGGTGTGGCTGACGGACGGGGTGAAGCCGGGCGACGTGATCGGACCCATGGCCGAGCTGAGGCAAGAGGGCGTGACCGTGTTGGTGGTCTCCACTGGCCACGGTAACTACCAGGTGCTGAGAGAGGTGGTGTCGCCCCCCGCCGAGGACCACCTGTACTTTGTGGACATCGAGGACATGAGCATTATCTTGGAGGATCTGCGGGACATCATCGTTG AGATCATCCGTGCTGAGCGCATCCAGGTCCGGGACGTCTCCTCCAACGCTGCCACCCTCCAGTGGCGACCCGTTCTCTCCGGTTTGCCGGGCCACTACGAGATCCGCTTCGGCCCGCATCCGACAGGCGGGACGGGAGGCTTGGGAGGCGGGCCCGGGACCAGTCCGAGCACGGGCGGAGGTCGGTACCAGAGACTGGTGCAGTCGTCGGATTCCGACACCGTCCGGCTGACCGACCTGAAGGCCGACACCACGTACACGGCCACCATGACACCGGAGTCCAACCGACAGTCTTTCAACACGCTGTCTGTCACCTTCACCACTCACGCAGGTCGGCTCCTTCACTCCTTCAGACTCAAAGATTATCTTCCCCTTCCAACTACCTTTGGTCTCCCACCAGAGGTGCAGAGTCCAGCCGTGGTCAGGGTCTCCGAGCCGGGGCCGACGAGCGTCCGGGTGAGTTGGGGTCCTCTTCAGCCGGAGGTGGTCACCAGTTACTCGGTTGAGTACTCCGCCCTGCCCGCTGGGAAGCTGCAGACCATGACGGTGGACAAGCGGCAGAACTCCACGCTGCTGAAGAACCTGCAGCCAGACAGCACCTACCTGGTCACTGTGGGCGCCCGCCTGGCCTCGGGCCAGGAGAGGGCCATGTCGGTCAAAGTCTGCACCAAGGAAG CGACCCCCGCCCTGTCTGACCTGCAGTTGACCGCAGCGGACGGTGGCGCGGTGCGGGCGGACTGGAAAGGCGGCGCCGACGGTCTCAAGGGTTACTGGCTCACGTGGGAGGGGCGGCAAGCCGGCACCGCCCGGCGCTCCTCCACCTACCTGCCACCGAGTTCCCTGTCTACGCGGCTCGACGACCTCCCCCCTTCGGCCAGGGTGTGCGTGTCGCCCGTGTACGGGAGGGCGCGGGGCGAGGGTCTGTGCTGCACGGCGCCATTTGCCTCAG AGGGGCCGGCCTATGGCTCCCGGTCCTAG
- the vwa1 gene encoding von Willebrand factor A domain-containing protein 1 isoform X2, translating to MEKLLLLTSWLFMLTSLNGQPEGVLNCCEGDVLFLLDSSGSVSSYEHSRMLDFLSQLVLPFSLGEDQVRIGLLQVGTQPRLEFGFDAYSAQGSLQGALRGVKPLRGDTNTVEALRIAKDRVLRQGPGGGARPGLPRVLVWLTDGVKPGDVIGPMAELRQEGVTVLVVSTGHGNYQVLREVVSPPAEDHLYFVDIEDMSIILEDLRDIIVEIIRAERIQVRDVSSNAATLQWRPVLSGLPGHYEIRFGPHPTGGTGGLGGGPGTSPSTGGGRYQRLVQSSDSDTVRLTDLKADTTYTATMTPESNRQSFNTLSVTFTTHAEVQSPAVVRVSEPGPTSVRVSWGPLQPEVVTSYSVEYSALPAGKLQTMTVDKRQNSTLLKNLQPDSTYLVTVGARLASGQERAMSVKVCTKEATPALSDLQLTAADGGAVRADWKGGADGLKGYWLTWEGRQAGTARRSSTYLPPSSLSTRLDDLPPSARVCVSPVYGRARGEGLCCTAPFASEGPAYGSRS from the exons TTCTCAACTGCTGCGAGGGCGACGTCCTTTTCCTCCTGGATTCTTCCGGCAGCGTGTCGTCCTACGAGCACTCCCGCATGCTGGACTTCCTGTCCCAGCTGGTGCTGCCCTTTTCCCTGGGCGAGGACCAGGTGAGGATCGGGCTTCTCCAGGTGGGCACCCAGCCGCGCCTGGAGTTCGGCTTTGACGCCTATAGCGCCCAAGGCAGCCTCCAGGGGGCGCTGAGGGGCGTCAAACCCCTCAGGGGGGACACCAACACTGTGGAGGCGCTGAGGATCGCCAAAGATCGGGTGCTGAGGCAGGGACCCGGGGGCGGAGCGCGGCCTGGGCTCCCCAGGGTGCTGGTGTGGCTGACGGACGGGGTGAAGCCGGGCGACGTGATCGGACCCATGGCCGAGCTGAGGCAAGAGGGCGTGACCGTGTTGGTGGTCTCCACTGGCCACGGTAACTACCAGGTGCTGAGAGAGGTGGTGTCGCCCCCCGCCGAGGACCACCTGTACTTTGTGGACATCGAGGACATGAGCATTATCTTGGAGGATCTGCGGGACATCATCGTTG AGATCATCCGTGCTGAGCGCATCCAGGTCCGGGACGTCTCCTCCAACGCTGCCACCCTCCAGTGGCGACCCGTTCTCTCCGGTTTGCCGGGCCACTACGAGATCCGCTTCGGCCCGCATCCGACAGGCGGGACGGGAGGCTTGGGAGGCGGGCCCGGGACCAGTCCGAGCACGGGCGGAGGTCGGTACCAGAGACTGGTGCAGTCGTCGGATTCCGACACCGTCCGGCTGACCGACCTGAAGGCCGACACCACGTACACGGCCACCATGACACCGGAGTCCAACCGACAGTCTTTCAACACGCTGTCTGTCACCTTCACCACTCACGCAG AGGTGCAGAGTCCAGCCGTGGTCAGGGTCTCCGAGCCGGGGCCGACGAGCGTCCGGGTGAGTTGGGGTCCTCTTCAGCCGGAGGTGGTCACCAGTTACTCGGTTGAGTACTCCGCCCTGCCCGCTGGGAAGCTGCAGACCATGACGGTGGACAAGCGGCAGAACTCCACGCTGCTGAAGAACCTGCAGCCAGACAGCACCTACCTGGTCACTGTGGGCGCCCGCCTGGCCTCGGGCCAGGAGAGGGCCATGTCGGTCAAAGTCTGCACCAAGGAAG CGACCCCCGCCCTGTCTGACCTGCAGTTGACCGCAGCGGACGGTGGCGCGGTGCGGGCGGACTGGAAAGGCGGCGCCGACGGTCTCAAGGGTTACTGGCTCACGTGGGAGGGGCGGCAAGCCGGCACCGCCCGGCGCTCCTCCACCTACCTGCCACCGAGTTCCCTGTCTACGCGGCTCGACGACCTCCCCCCTTCGGCCAGGGTGTGCGTGTCGCCCGTGTACGGGAGGGCGCGGGGCGAGGGTCTGTGCTGCACGGCGCCATTTGCCTCAG AGGGGCCGGCCTATGGCTCCCGGTCCTAG